Genomic segment of Vidua macroura isolate BioBank_ID:100142 chromosome 17, ASM2450914v1, whole genome shotgun sequence:
gtggttcGGGGCTCTGGGGGAAGCGGTccggtgggggggggggtgggcgGGAGGACCGGGTACGCCCTGCGGCGCTCCCGCCTGCCGCTGCCCGGCGTGTCACCGTCCTGGCCCCAGCGGCAACGCGCCGCTAACCGTGACTGGAATCGCTCCCGTAAGGACGCAAGGCCGTGCGGCGGCTCCCGCGGTGACGAGCGCTCGCCGGTTTTTCAGCGGTTTATCCCCTCCGCCTGCGAGGAGAGAGAGGCTGCGGGGCGGCGGCGGTTACCGTCAAACCGggccgccctggggctgccgcGATCCCTGGGTAGCGCTGCCCGCCCGCTGCCGTGGCTGCAGCCGCTGGGTAACGCCGGCGGAGGGGGGCGGGGGCGCCGGGCCCTTTAACGGGCGGGGCGAGGCGGGGGCGGTGCTGTCGCGTTCCGGGCCGACCCGAAGCTCCAGCAGAACAAGAACCGCCTCCGCCCCGGCCCGCAGCCGGCCTGCCAGGCGCAGCCCGCACCCGGTGAGATCTGGGATCTGCTCGGAACGAGCCTGGGGGGTCCCCGGGGCTCGAGGTTGCTTTCCGGGGAAGGGGGTGTTGTGGTCGGTTGTCTGTGCAGCTTCAATCTGGTGGCCCTGAGCCTCGGCGTAGAGCTGCGGGGTGATCTCAGTATAACGATAAGCTATCGGTAATAATGGCGCGGGTGCATCTAAGAGCTGTGGCATTAACCGTTTCGGTGCCTCTCTCCTCATCTGTGCTAAGGTCAGATGCTTCCATCGGTCGCGAGGAAGAGGAGTGGAGTCGGGACCTGCTAAGTGCTGATCTGCTTGTGCTCCGGACCATGGACTCACTGAGGGCGTCCCAGGTGTGAAAATGTACAGCAGTAACCGGGAGTTAGTGATTGACTTTGTTTCCTACAAGCTCTCACAGAAAGGATACAGCTGGAgtcagctggaggaggaggatgagaaCAGGACTGACTTTGCAGGGGAGGAGGACGAGATGGACGGGGTCCTCAACGGGAGCCCCTCCTGGCACGCGGCCACCAGCCACATAGTGAATGGAGCCACCGTGCACCAGAGCAGCCTCGAAGTCCATGAGATCCGTCGAGCAGCCGACGTGAGACAGGCGCTGAGAGAGGCGGGGGATGAGTTTGAGCTGAGGTACCGGCGGGCGTTCAGCGACCTCACTTCCCAGCTCCACATCACTCCCAGCACAGCGTATCAGAGCTTTGAGCAGGTAGTGAATGAACTGTTCCGCGATGGAGTGAACTGGGGCCGCATCGTGGCTTTCTTCTCCTTCGGAGGAGCCTTGTGCGTGGAGAGCGTTGTTAAGGAGATGCGGGTATTGGTGAAACGCATCGTGTCTTGGATGACCACGTACTTGACCGACCACTTAGATCCCTGGATCCAGGAGAATGGCGGATGGGTAAGAACACCTCTCTGTGCTGGGGTTGGCTGCCCAAGCCTTCCCTcgctccaggctggcagtggggCCGGTCAAACCGGAGTGCAGCTCCCTGCAATGTTTGTGCTagagcttttccttctccttgcagGGAGAATAAAGGAGTGTGTGGTCTTGCCTTCTGTGCTCTAAACAGTGTCCCAAGATGGTCAACCCACCGTGTTGACACAGTTTGTGCTCACATACATCTTTCTCCATCcctgctttttctccttctccctggaTGTTACGTAAAAGACCTGTTTTTCCAAGAGCCATTGGAAATCTAATGTCATCCAAGCTTGTTCTtcaggcagagccctggctcTGGGGTATGTTCTCAGTGTCATTAACAGCAGGGAGTGGAGCTTCCTCCTCTCCAAGCCAGTGTCGTGGTGGGCTGGCTGGTGGTTTGCCGAGGTAACAGCTACTTCTTCATTCTGGAAACAGCACTTGCCTTGCTCATGGTGTAGTGAATCCCACAGCAGATCCCGGTGGGTGGGTGGGCTTCTGGGACTGTCTGAGCTGGTATGGTGGGAGCCAGAGCTGAGGTGGAGGCAacctctgtgctggggagctgctaagcctgcagctgcttttcccttggcagggagcagtgctcccagctgccccagcagcaaaCCCTGGGAGCTCTCAGTGGTGAGGTATTAACATGAATAAGCATTTCTTCAGGAAGCATTCTTGAAATGCCGGGTCCGGCTGTGCGGTGCAGCCTGGGACTGCCGGCGGGAGGTATATGACCTACAGATGTCTGAGTTTTCATTTGGCTTCTGCATCTTAGTGATTCCCTGCTGGTGTAACCTTTACCGGTTCCCACTGGAAAGAGTTCATGCTGTCAGGCATTGGCATCTAAACAGTGGGGAATTGCCTCCttgctgggagctgaggcctCTCGGCCCCCTTCAGCTCATGATCCATTGGCAGAGCCCAGCATTTTgggaaggggacaggagccttTGAGCCCAAATGTTGTGCTCTGCACCCTCCTCACAGAGAAGAGGCTCTCCCCAGCTCCCCGTGCCTGACCAGCAATGCTGGGGACCTAAGAGATGAAGGGAAGAGCTGGTGCACCCAGGGAGAGGGAGCTAGTTCAGGAAGGGTGAAAGAATTCCAGGAATGTGACcgccct
This window contains:
- the BCL2L1 gene encoding bcl-2-like protein 1, translated to MYSSNRELVIDFVSYKLSQKGYSWSQLEEEDENRTDFAGEEDEMDGVLNGSPSWHAATSHIVNGATVHQSSLEVHEIRRAADVRQALREAGDEFELRYRRAFSDLTSQLHITPSTAYQSFEQVVNELFRDGVNWGRIVAFFSFGGALCVESVVKEMRVLVKRIVSWMTTYLTDHLDPWIQENGGWERFVDLYGNDAAAEMRKGQETFNKWLLTGATVAGVLLLGSLLSRK